One segment of Polyangiaceae bacterium DNA contains the following:
- a CDS encoding AraC family transcriptional regulator, which yields MPARTFNRVPKLETFFGEPARRYVVHRSFVYWQAERRAFGNMMWGRPNENDVIEMCAAHEVGADPLFSGHTSLVDIRSLEAVDLLAFERLLSYLHKRRDAWSPNVSRQVVLHAGGYAQAFVVGMFEFLRPGHQVLFFDDPRGAFEAIGAGDVFEELESIRQELLNIPEIVRRVQSALEAMPGKVSAAAVAKALGMSTRSLQRYLTEANSSLRVERQKRLLRQCERMLESTELDLDAIARQVGASSSSHLIALFRAHHGMTPGAFRASRRRA from the coding sequence TTGCCGGCTCGCACGTTCAACCGCGTTCCAAAGCTCGAGACGTTCTTCGGTGAGCCCGCGCGGCGCTACGTCGTGCATCGCTCCTTTGTCTACTGGCAGGCCGAACGCCGAGCTTTCGGCAACATGATGTGGGGACGCCCGAACGAGAACGACGTCATCGAGATGTGCGCCGCCCACGAGGTCGGCGCGGATCCACTATTCAGCGGGCACACCTCCCTGGTCGACATTCGATCCCTCGAGGCGGTCGATCTGCTCGCCTTCGAGCGCTTGCTTTCGTATCTGCACAAGCGGCGCGACGCTTGGTCACCCAACGTGTCACGCCAGGTCGTGCTGCACGCCGGGGGCTACGCTCAAGCGTTCGTGGTGGGGATGTTCGAGTTCCTGCGACCAGGTCATCAGGTCTTGTTCTTCGATGATCCGCGAGGCGCGTTCGAGGCGATCGGCGCCGGCGACGTCTTCGAGGAGCTCGAGTCCATTCGCCAGGAGCTGCTCAACATTCCCGAAATCGTTCGACGCGTGCAGTCCGCGCTCGAAGCGATGCCCGGCAAGGTATCTGCCGCAGCGGTTGCGAAGGCGCTCGGCATGAGCACGCGCTCCCTCCAGCGCTACCTGACGGAGGCCAATAGCTCCCTGCGCGTCGAGCGACAGAAGCGCCTACTGCGTCAATGCGAGCGCATGCTCGAGTCCACCGAGCTCGACCTGGACGCAATCGCAAGGCAAGTTGGCGCGAGCTCGTCTTCACACTTGATCGCGCTCTTCCGCGCCCACCACGGCATGACGCCCGGCGCCTTCCGCGCCTCCCGCCGACGTGCGTGA
- a CDS encoding GFA family protein: protein MSDTTSVKGKCLCGAVTIEATSVKPRVSACHCHMCRRWGGGPLFCVNVGTEPVIAGEEHVKVFDSSPWAERGFCADCGSHLFYRVKQSRAHFVPVGLFEDKGAFVFDHQVFIDEKPMYYELANETQCLTGAEVFAMFAPSS from the coding sequence ATGAGCGACACGACTTCAGTGAAGGGGAAGTGCTTGTGTGGCGCCGTCACGATCGAGGCCACCTCGGTGAAGCCTCGGGTCAGTGCGTGTCACTGCCACATGTGCCGTCGTTGGGGTGGCGGTCCGCTGTTTTGCGTCAACGTCGGCACTGAGCCGGTCATCGCGGGGGAAGAGCACGTCAAGGTGTTCGACTCGTCGCCCTGGGCAGAACGGGGATTCTGCGCCGACTGCGGGTCGCATCTGTTCTACCGAGTCAAACAGAGCCGTGCGCACTTCGTTCCCGTGGGTCTGTTCGAAGACAAGGGCGCCTTCGTGTTCGATCACCAGGTGTTCATCGACGAGAAGCCCATGTACTACGAACTCGCGAACGAAACCCAGTGCCTCACCGGCGCCGAAGTGTTCGCCATGTTCGCGCCGAGCAGCTAG